In a genomic window of Mercenaria mercenaria strain notata chromosome 19, MADL_Memer_1, whole genome shotgun sequence:
- the LOC123542753 gene encoding uncharacterized protein LOC123542753, whose product MEVKILLALVFCCCVWLANGCVKTNACGDNSDCKNKRRRRFSDNHDNRPKGSVGKIGTHYSIKLQDHDPCDFNTYDNDLDGVIAKEEVQDILGINAETDALFADLDIMTEDSVIKLDEFYALAPLIITECYASDRK is encoded by the exons GAGGTCAAAATCTTACTAGCTTTGGTTTTCTGCTGTTGTGTTTGGCTTGCAAATGGTTGTGTCAAAACAAATGCCTGTGGGGATAATTCTGATTGTAAGAATAAAAGACGTAGACGGTTCTCAGATAACCATGACAACAGACCAAAAGGAAGTGTCGGAAAG ATCGGAACTCATTACAGTATCAAGCTTCAAGATCATGACCCCTGTGATTTCAATACCTATGACAACGACCTGGACGGGGTAATTGCTAAAGAGGAAGTGCAAGATATACTCGGTATCAACGCGGAGACTGACGCTCTTTtcgctgacctagatatcatgacaG AAGACAGTGTAATCAAACTGGATGAATTTTATGCCTTGGCACCTCTGATCATAACTGAATGTTACGCCTCTGACAGGAAATAA
- the LOC123543118 gene encoding zinc finger protein 93-like, which translates to MQQELNPAGKMLFSHEPIQMPEHRFSCDVCQKSFQFESALLRHIPTHLDRKSRPYKCEFCDLSFVCMWRLKEHRIKHTGVISHGCKLCTDTFGDKNDLDLHMKLHEGEKKYFCKICNARFKQRDGLRVHLKIHSGEKRYVCDICQKAFISAYELKRHMNVHIQSKGVICDICNKRFSCKNALSIHKVRHALTKDYICDLCGKSFIAIEDLKSHINNHYNIELMYSCSVCDKQFKTQKYLEQHKKVHNVNRKRTYICDLCGKSCFTNAQLNAHVNRHTVKAEVECKVCGKVFQSIGNLKYHMKRHSDKKFLCDVCNKAFPNNSDLQRHMRIHTGEKPYSCSICNAAFNCYANMHRHKRSVHSEGKVFE; encoded by the coding sequence atgcaacaagaACTTAACCCTGCtggaaaaatgttattttcacacGAACCGATTCAAATGCCAGAACATCGGTTTAGTTGCGATGTGTGTCAGAAATCATTTCAGTTTGAATCTGCACTTTTACGTCACATTCCGACTCACCTTGACAGGAAATCTAGGCCCTACAAATGCGAATTTTGCGATTTATCTTTCGTCTGCATGTGGAGACTGAAAGAACATAGAATTAAACACACGGGAGTTATTTCACACGGTTGCAAATTATGCACAGATACTTTCGGTGATAAAAATGACCTCGATTTACACATGAAATTACATGAAGGTGAAAAgaaatacttttgtaaaatatgCAATGCAAGATTTAAGCAAAGAGATGGTTTAAGAGTTCATTTGAAAATACATTCTGGAGAAAAAAGATATGTCTGCGATATCTGCCAGAAAGCGTTCATTTCTGCGTACGAGCTCAAACGGCATATGAACGTGCATATTCAAAGTAAAGGTGTAATTTGTGACATATGTAACAAAAGATTTTCGTGTAAAAATGCGCTTAGCATACATAAAGTCAGACATGCATTAACGAAAGATTACATTTGCGATCTGTGTGGGAAATCATTCATTGCAATCGAGGATTTGAAAAGTCACATAAACAATCATTACAATATTGAGCTCATGTATTCGTGCAGTGTATGTGACAAGCAATTCAAAACACAAAAGTATTTAGAACAGCACAAAAAAGTGCACAATGTAAACCGGAAACGAACGTATATTTGTGATTTGTGCGGTAAATCATGTTTTACTAATGCGCAACTGAATGCGCATGTCAACCGCCATACCGTGAAAGCAGAGGTCGAATGCAAAGTTTGCGGAAAGGTGTTTCAGTCAATCGGTAATCTAAAGTACCACATGAAAAGGCATTCGGACAAAAAATTCTTGTGTGACGTGTGCAATAAAGCTTTTCCGAATAACAGTGATCTGCAACGGCACATGCGTATTCACACCGGTGAAAAGCCTTACTCCTGTTCGATTTGCAATGCGGCGTTCAACTGTTACGCAAATATGCATAGACACAAACGCTCTGTTCATTCTGAGGGAaaagtgtttgaataa